A stretch of the Panicum virgatum strain AP13 chromosome 9N, P.virgatum_v5, whole genome shotgun sequence genome encodes the following:
- the LOC120691022 gene encoding methylesterase 17-like, with protein sequence MGMGREHFVLVHGEGHGAWCWFKLRWLLEGSGYRVTCIDLAGGGVDPTDPNTVRSFKQYDKPLIDLISTLPEGEKVILVGHGTGGLSVIHAMHEFVDRINQAFFVAATMLPFGFQSDEDKKDGLPTLPENEIELTLGAGADDPPTTVALRPEFQRDRLSQQSPEEESVLASMLMRPWPVTAISTASFEGDDERLNRINRIFIKTERDHMLDPQQQNSMIKKWPPSEVLVIDTDHSPFFSAPEQLFSLIVKSL encoded by the exons ATGGGCATGGGAAGGGAGCACTTTGTGCTTGTTCATGGTGAAGGtcatggagcatggtgctggttCAAGCTCCGATGGCTCCTTGAGGGCTCCGGCTACCGAGTCACATGCATTGATCTCGCCGGAGGTGGTGTTGATCCTACTGACCCCAACACAGTTCGGTCATTCAAGCAGTATGACAAGCCGCTCATAGACCTCATCTCAACCTTGCCAGAGGGGGAGAAG GTGATTCTAGTCGGACATGGTACTGGAGGGCTGAGTGTGATACATGCAATGCATGAATTCGTTGACAGGATCAATCAAGCATTTTTTGTGGCAGCTACAATGCTACCATTTGGTTTTCAATCAGATGAAGATAAGAAAGAT GGGTTACCAACTTTGCCTGAAAATGAGATTGAGTTGACGCTCGGTGCAGGGGCAGATGATCCTCCAACAACCGTTGCCTTGAGACCAGAATTCCAGCGTGATCGACTATCACAACAAAGCCCTGAAGAG GAATCAGTACTTGCTTCAATGCTGATGCGTCCATGGCCAGTAACAGCTATTAGTACTGCAAGCTTTGAAGGAGATGATGAGAGATTGAATCGAATCAATCGGATTTTCATAAAGACAGAGCGCGACCATATGCTGGACCCTCAACAACAAAATTCCATGATCAAGAAGTGGCCACCCAGTGAAGTTTTAGTCATAGATACAGATCACAGCCCCTTCTTCTCTGCACCAGAACAGCTCTTTAGTTTAATAGTCAAATCTTTATGA
- the LOC120691020 gene encoding mannan endo-1,4-beta-mannosidase 8-like isoform X1 codes for MEAPGSGMCSPLAAPALQVTPRVSLLHCLLLASMSLTPPPGADEWAVVERRGPHLRASGRPFIVHGFNTYWLMYFAADPATRPAVTAAFADAAGAGLNVCRTWAFNDGGYRALQLKPFSCDEEVFQALDFVISEARKYKIRLILSLCNNWKDYGGKPQYVRWGKEAGLDLTSDDDFFSDPTIKSYYKAFVKAVSTRINTITNVAYKDDPTILAWELINEPRCHSDPSGDTLQAWIEEMASYVKSIDPVHLLEIGVKGFYGPSTPEHLHVNPDAYSGTVGTDFIRNHRALGIDLASVHIYSDNWLPHTVEENHLQFVKTWMQQHIDDAANLLGMPILIGEFGVSLKDGKFGHKFCEAFMETVYSIFLSSWKSGVIGGGCLVWQLFPQSAEHMDDGYAVIFGKSPSTLKLLAKHSRSLEY; via the exons ATGGAAGCGCCTGGGAGTGGGATGTGCTCTCCCCTCGCAGCGCCGGCGCTTCAAGTGACGCCACGCGTGTCCCTCCTCCactgcctcctcctcgcctccatgtccctgacgccgccgccgggcgccgacGAGTGGGCGGTGGTGGAGCGCCGAGGCCCGCACCTGAGGGCATCCGGGCGGCCCTTCATCGTACATGGCTTCAACACCTACTGGCTCATGTACTTCGCCGCCGAccccgccacgcgccccgcggtgaccgccgccttcgccgacgccgccggtgCGGGGCTCAACGTGTGCCGCACCTGGGCCTTCAACGACGGAGGATACCGCGCGCTGCAGCTCAAGCCTTTCTCCTGCGACGAGGAGGTCTTCCAG GCATTAGATTTCGTTATCAGCGAGGCAAGAAAGTATAAGATAAGGTTGATACTATCCCTGTGTAATAACTGGAAAGATTATGGAGGTAAGCCACAGTATGTAAGGTGGGGTAAGGAGGCTGGGCTGGATCTTACTTCTGATGATGACTTCTTCTCTGATCCGACAATTAAGAGTTACTACAAAGCTTTTGTTAAG GCTGTTTCAACTCGAATAAATACAATCACAAATGTTGCCTACAAGGATGATCCTACGATTCTCGCCTGGGAGCTGATTAATGAGCCACGCTGCCATTCGGATCCATCAGGCGACACGTTGCAG GCATGGATTGAAGAGATGGCATCTTATGTGAAGTCTATAGACCCTGTCCACCTTTTAGAGATTGGTGTTAAAGGGTTTTATGGTCCTTCCACTCCAGAACATTTGCATGTGAACCCAGATGCTTATTCTGGAACTGTTGGAACAGATTTTATCAGGAACCATCGTGCACTGGGAATTGACTTGGCTTCTGTTCATATATATTCTGATAATTG GTTGCCTCACACAGTAGAGGAAAATCATCTCCAATTCGTGAAAACTTGGATGCAACAACATATTGATGATGCAGCAAACTTGCTAGGGATGCCAATTCTTATCGGGGAGTTTGGGGTATCACTTAAGGATGGAAAGTTTGGCCATAAGTTCTGTGAAGCTTTCATGGAGACAGTCTACAGCATTTTCTTGAGTTCTTGGAAGAGCGGAGTGATTGGAGGAGGCTGCCTTGTTTGGCAGCTCTTCCCTCAAAGTGCAGAACACATGGATGATGGTTAtgcagttatttttggaaaatcACCATCCACACTAAAATTACTTGCAAAACACTCGAGGAGTCTGGAATATTGA
- the LOC120691020 gene encoding mannan endo-1,4-beta-mannosidase 8-like isoform X2, with product MEAPGSGMCSPLAAPALQVTPRVSLLHCLLLASMSLTPPPGADEWAVVERRGPHLRASGRPFIVHGFNTYWLMYFAADPATRPAVTAAFADAAGAGLNVCRTWAFNDGGYRALQLKPFSCDEEVFQALDFVISEARKYKIRLILSLCNNWKDYGGKPQYVRWGKEAGLDLTSDDDFFSDPTIKSYYKAFVKAVSTRINTITNVAYKDDPTILAWELINEPRCHSDPSGDTLQILSGTIVHWELTWLLFIYILIIGCLTQ from the exons ATGGAAGCGCCTGGGAGTGGGATGTGCTCTCCCCTCGCAGCGCCGGCGCTTCAAGTGACGCCACGCGTGTCCCTCCTCCactgcctcctcctcgcctccatgtccctgacgccgccgccgggcgccgacGAGTGGGCGGTGGTGGAGCGCCGAGGCCCGCACCTGAGGGCATCCGGGCGGCCCTTCATCGTACATGGCTTCAACACCTACTGGCTCATGTACTTCGCCGCCGAccccgccacgcgccccgcggtgaccgccgccttcgccgacgccgccggtgCGGGGCTCAACGTGTGCCGCACCTGGGCCTTCAACGACGGAGGATACCGCGCGCTGCAGCTCAAGCCTTTCTCCTGCGACGAGGAGGTCTTCCAG GCATTAGATTTCGTTATCAGCGAGGCAAGAAAGTATAAGATAAGGTTGATACTATCCCTGTGTAATAACTGGAAAGATTATGGAGGTAAGCCACAGTATGTAAGGTGGGGTAAGGAGGCTGGGCTGGATCTTACTTCTGATGATGACTTCTTCTCTGATCCGACAATTAAGAGTTACTACAAAGCTTTTGTTAAG GCTGTTTCAACTCGAATAAATACAATCACAAATGTTGCCTACAAGGATGATCCTACGATTCTCGCCTGGGAGCTGATTAATGAGCCACGCTGCCATTCGGATCCATCAGGCGACACGTTGCAG ATTTTATCAGGAACCATCGTGCACTGGGAATTGACTTGGCTTCTGTTCATATATATTCTGATAATTG GTTGCCTCACACAGTAG